From Firmicutes bacterium HGW-Firmicutes-1, the proteins below share one genomic window:
- a CDS encoding capsule biosynthesis protein has translation MLKKGYLYFIILIVMFVFSACNNKAVEVISEDAVSEQEETTTIPTEPKIQLVTLKTVGDIMFHSNQLTRSYDSQTGLFQFEDTFVHVQSYLTDSDYTIGNLETTFGGPNGAYDFNVEERVAGYSGYPCFCTPDIAAQNIKAAGFDLLTTANNHSLDSKEVGLSRTLDILDKNELLHVGTYRTKEEADQTQIVDINGLKFAFVSFTYAMNGFVPSEGNEYIINSLDMFEPEKEKQMCELVKKASELNPDFVVVMPHFGNEYTELPNSYQENLVNALFESGADIILGSHPHVLQPIELRENSRADGTVEQGLVIYSLGNFISSQMHEPGVNKDLGVIMGLDFKKIDNQKATIEGISIVPTYTYWSKEVIGILPVVEALEKISNQSLTMPQYDIKRLEFAKTYTIDHLMTYLEGYNYSLENNEFYIPLK, from the coding sequence ATGTTAAAAAAGGGATATCTATATTTTATTATATTAATAGTCATGTTCGTTTTTTCTGCATGTAATAACAAGGCTGTAGAGGTAATAAGTGAGGATGCAGTAAGCGAGCAAGAGGAAACAACTACAATACCTACTGAACCTAAAATTCAATTGGTAACACTTAAAACAGTAGGCGATATTATGTTTCACAGTAATCAATTAACTAGATCATATGATAGTCAGACAGGATTATTCCAATTTGAAGATACCTTTGTTCACGTACAGAGCTATTTAACGGATTCTGATTATACGATCGGGAATCTTGAAACAACCTTTGGTGGTCCTAACGGTGCATATGATTTCAATGTTGAGGAACGAGTTGCAGGTTATAGTGGTTACCCGTGCTTCTGTACTCCTGATATTGCTGCTCAGAACATAAAAGCAGCTGGTTTTGATTTGCTTACTACCGCAAACAATCATTCCTTAGATAGTAAAGAAGTTGGACTTTCTAGAACACTAGATATATTAGACAAAAACGAACTTCTACACGTAGGTACCTATAGAACCAAGGAGGAAGCGGATCAAACCCAAATTGTAGATATAAATGGGTTAAAATTCGCCTTTGTAAGCTTTACATATGCAATGAATGGATTTGTTCCATCAGAAGGTAATGAATATATAATTAATTCCTTAGACATGTTCGAACCAGAAAAAGAAAAACAAATGTGCGAACTTGTGAAAAAAGCTTCTGAGTTAAATCCGGATTTTGTAGTTGTAATGCCACATTTTGGAAATGAATACACTGAACTTCCGAATTCATATCAAGAGAATCTTGTTAATGCTCTGTTTGAATCGGGAGCAGATATTATTTTGGGAAGCCATCCACATGTACTACAACCGATTGAACTCCGTGAAAATAGTAGAGCAGATGGTACAGTAGAACAAGGCCTTGTTATTTATTCCTTAGGAAACTTTATTTCCTCCCAAATGCATGAACCAGGAGTCAACAAGGATTTAGGCGTTATTATGGGGTTAGACTTCAAAAAAATTGATAATCAAAAGGCAACAATAGAAGGAATATCCATAGTTCCTACTTATACTTATTGGAGCAAAGAAGTAATTGGTATTCTTCCAGTAGTAGAAGCATTAGAGAAGATAAGTAATCAGAGTTTGACCATGCCACAATATGACATTAAGAGACTTGAATTTGCAAAAACATATACAATAGACCACTTAATGACATACTTAGAGGGCTATAATTATAGCCTTGAAAATAACGAGTTTTACATCCCATTAAAATAA
- a CDS encoding galactose-1-epimerase, which produces MKNEVNFFGITNSGQEVKRYTLTNDFGYSVSILNYGGIICGINIPDKEGVVENIVLGHTTIKNYEENSPYFGCITGRTAGRINNAEFKIDETIYKLNKNNGNHNLHGGLKGFDKVIWSAKELIERDCIGLSLNYVSKHLEEGYPGNLDMTVIYKWNNENELTIRYLANTDMETPITLTNHTYFNLSGDLSTTILDHELHIAADQFVKISANLIPFDISNVEGTPFDFRLAKAVGQDIDLEDEQIKNGKGYDHPFVLNGSNKPQITLVHKDSGRKLSVLTNEKCLVCYTGNFLTTEMKAYDHISIQPRSGICLETQYYPDSLNFELVPSKTLKPSETYDQTTMYKFSVLKI; this is translated from the coding sequence ATGAAGAACGAAGTGAATTTTTTTGGAATAACAAATAGTGGGCAAGAAGTAAAAAGATATACTTTGACGAATGATTTTGGTTATTCCGTAAGTATATTAAATTATGGAGGTATCATTTGTGGAATAAATATTCCTGATAAAGAGGGCGTAGTTGAAAACATCGTATTAGGACATACTACCATAAAAAATTATGAAGAAAATTCTCCTTACTTTGGTTGTATTACTGGAAGGACAGCTGGAAGGATAAATAATGCTGAATTTAAAATAGATGAAACAATTTACAAGCTAAACAAAAATAATGGAAATCATAATTTGCATGGTGGGTTAAAAGGCTTCGATAAAGTGATTTGGAGTGCTAAGGAACTCATTGAGAGAGATTGTATAGGATTATCCTTGAATTACGTAAGCAAGCACTTAGAAGAAGGCTATCCAGGTAACTTAGATATGACAGTAATTTATAAATGGAACAATGAAAATGAATTAACCATTCGTTATTTAGCTAACACGGATATGGAAACACCTATAACATTAACAAATCACACATATTTTAATTTATCAGGTGACTTGTCAACTACGATACTAGATCATGAGCTACATATAGCAGCAGATCAGTTTGTTAAAATCAGCGCAAATTTGATTCCTTTCGATATTAGCAATGTAGAAGGAACACCTTTTGATTTTAGACTAGCGAAAGCAGTAGGACAAGATATAGATTTGGAGGATGAACAAATTAAGAATGGAAAAGGTTACGACCATCCATTTGTTTTAAATGGATCAAATAAACCTCAAATTACCTTGGTACATAAAGATAGTGGAAGAAAATTATCTGTTTTAACAAACGAAAAATGTTTGGTATGCTATACTGGAAATTTTTTAACTACAGAAATGAAAGCATATGATCATATCTCAATTCAACCTAGAAGCGGTATATGTTTAGAAACTCAATATTATCCAGACTCTCTTAATTTTGAATTAGTGCCTTCCAAAACACTCAAACCTTCAGAGACCTACGATCAGACTACGATGTATAAGTTTTCAGTATTGAAGATTTAA
- a CDS encoding alanine--tRNA ligase, whose protein sequence is MKSYGLNELRKMYLDFFESKDHLKMDSFPLVPQNDKSLLLINAGMAPLKPYFTGQEIPPRNRVTTCQKCIRTGDIENVGKTARHGTFFEMLGNFSFGDYFKEEAIIWAWEFFTEVLQIPKDLLYVSVYLEDDEAEKLWHEKAHVQMDHIVRMGKEDNFWEHGAGPCGPCSEIYFDRGDAFGCGSADCKVGCDCDRFVEIWNLVFTQFDKTDAGEYVLLPKPNIDTGMGLERLAVMMQGVDSIFDVDTVKAIRDAVCEASHVAYKADAKVDVSIRLITDHIRSVTFMTSDGILPSNEGRGYVLRRLLRRAARHGKLLGIEGKFLSKLAEVVIQTSKDAYQELFEKEAYILKIISVEEDRFDETIDQGLSILKGYIEDLKGANEKILSGASAFKLYDTYGFPLDLTLEILEENDLKVDEDAFKKEMNEQRQRARAAREETNYMGAKETVYNQLDTNLENEFVGYETLEHTSNVIALTTQEDVVTLVNEGQEVSVFVNETPFYALSGGQAADVGTIYTNSCEILIHDVQKVVGNKIAHIGTVTKGSLKLGETVSLKVDTRNRYAIAKNHSTTHLLQKALRNIIGNHVEQAGSNVNAERLRFDFTHFTALTSEELESVEKEVNEKISEGLKVNIQEMSIEDAKKAGAMALFGEKYGTTVRVVKMGDYSTELCGGTHLNNTSEVSTFKIISETGVAAGVRRIEALTSDGAISYYKGQEDIVRELAAKVKSEPTAIVQKVDNLLLELKKLQSENEKLKSKAARGAVDDLLSSVEKIKDVELLCASVVDIDMNGLRDMGDQFKQKLKNGVVVLASKANDQVNLIVMASDEAVKMGAHAGKMIGEIAKVVGGGGGGRPNIAQAGGKNPEKIEEALIKAKEILQTQL, encoded by the coding sequence GTGAAAAGTTATGGACTGAATGAACTTAGAAAAATGTATCTTGATTTCTTTGAAAGCAAAGATCATTTGAAAATGGATAGTTTTCCGTTGGTACCACAAAATGACAAGAGCTTATTGCTCATCAATGCAGGTATGGCACCTTTGAAGCCTTATTTTACAGGACAAGAAATACCACCAAGAAATCGTGTTACTACATGCCAAAAATGTATTAGAACAGGTGATATTGAAAATGTTGGTAAGACTGCACGTCATGGTACTTTTTTTGAAATGCTTGGCAACTTTTCTTTTGGAGATTATTTTAAAGAAGAAGCAATCATTTGGGCCTGGGAGTTCTTTACAGAAGTTCTTCAAATACCAAAGGACTTGTTATATGTTTCAGTTTACTTAGAAGATGATGAGGCAGAAAAACTATGGCATGAAAAAGCACATGTGCAGATGGATCATATTGTAAGAATGGGTAAGGAAGATAATTTTTGGGAACATGGAGCAGGACCTTGTGGACCTTGTTCAGAAATCTATTTTGATAGAGGCGATGCTTTTGGATGTGGATCAGCTGACTGTAAGGTAGGTTGTGATTGTGATCGGTTTGTAGAAATTTGGAATTTAGTTTTCACGCAGTTTGATAAAACTGATGCTGGAGAGTATGTATTGCTTCCAAAGCCAAATATTGACACAGGAATGGGTCTAGAGCGTCTTGCAGTTATGATGCAGGGTGTAGACTCGATATTTGATGTAGACACTGTCAAAGCGATCAGAGATGCCGTATGCGAAGCGTCTCATGTAGCCTATAAGGCTGACGCCAAGGTAGATGTTTCTATTAGATTAATAACCGATCATATTCGATCAGTAACCTTTATGACTTCTGATGGTATTTTACCTTCAAATGAAGGTAGAGGTTATGTTCTTAGAAGATTGTTAAGAAGAGCAGCTCGTCACGGCAAATTATTAGGTATAGAAGGTAAATTCTTATCTAAGCTTGCTGAAGTTGTAATTCAAACCTCCAAAGATGCATATCAAGAGCTTTTTGAAAAAGAAGCATATATTTTAAAAATAATAAGTGTAGAAGAAGATCGCTTTGATGAAACGATTGATCAAGGACTGTCTATACTCAAAGGATATATTGAAGATTTAAAAGGAGCTAACGAAAAGATTTTATCTGGAGCTAGTGCTTTTAAATTATACGATACCTATGGTTTTCCTCTTGACTTGACATTAGAGATATTAGAAGAAAATGACCTGAAGGTTGACGAAGATGCTTTCAAAAAAGAAATGAATGAACAAAGACAGCGTGCTAGAGCAGCAAGAGAAGAAACAAACTATATGGGTGCAAAAGAAACAGTATACAATCAATTAGATACAAACCTAGAAAATGAATTTGTTGGGTATGAGACCCTTGAACATACTTCTAACGTAATTGCATTAACCACGCAAGAAGATGTTGTTACCTTGGTGAATGAAGGTCAAGAAGTAAGTGTATTTGTAAATGAAACACCTTTTTATGCTTTAAGTGGTGGTCAAGCAGCTGACGTGGGTACGATTTATACAAACTCATGTGAAATTTTAATTCATGATGTACAAAAAGTAGTGGGGAATAAAATTGCACATATAGGGACTGTAACAAAAGGTTCTCTTAAATTAGGAGAGACAGTATCTTTAAAAGTAGATACTCGAAATCGATATGCAATTGCTAAAAATCATAGTACAACACATTTGCTTCAAAAGGCACTGCGCAATATAATCGGAAACCATGTTGAACAAGCAGGTTCAAATGTAAATGCAGAACGACTCCGATTTGACTTTACTCATTTTACTGCATTAACTAGTGAAGAATTAGAGAGCGTAGAGAAAGAAGTAAACGAAAAAATATCTGAAGGTCTTAAAGTAAATATTCAAGAAATGTCCATTGAGGATGCAAAAAAAGCAGGAGCTATGGCTCTTTTTGGAGAAAAATATGGAACTACAGTTAGAGTTGTAAAAATGGGTGATTACAGCACAGAACTATGTGGTGGTACACATCTTAATAATACTTCAGAAGTATCAACCTTTAAAATTATTTCTGAGACCGGTGTAGCTGCAGGGGTAAGAAGAATTGAAGCACTCACTTCTGACGGCGCTATTTCATATTATAAAGGACAAGAAGACATTGTTAGAGAGCTTGCTGCAAAGGTAAAATCAGAGCCGACAGCTATTGTTCAGAAAGTTGACAACCTCCTTTTAGAGCTTAAGAAATTGCAATCTGAGAACGAAAAACTCAAATCCAAGGCTGCTCGTGGTGCAGTAGATGATTTATTAAGTTCAGTTGAAAAGATTAAGGATGTAGAATTACTATGTGCCTCAGTAGTAGACATTGATATGAACGGATTGCGAGATATGGGTGATCAGTTTAAACAAAAGCTGAAAAATGGGGTTGTAGTACTTGCGAGCAAAGCAAATGATCAAGTTAACTTAATTGTCATGGCCTCAGATGAAGCTGTAAAAATGGGTGCTCATGCAGGTAAAATGATTGGAGAAATTGCCAAAGTAGTTGGTGGTGGCGGCGGCGGACGACCAAATATCGCCCAAGCAGGTGGTAAAAATCCTGAAAAGATTGAAGAAGCCCTTATTAAGGCAAAAGAAATTTTGCAAACACAATTATAA
- a CDS encoding RNA chaperone Hfq, with protein MSKAINLQDVFLNQVRKDKTSILIYLTNGFQLKGIVRGFDNFIVILETEGKQQMIYKHAISTIIPSKEVQLMVEEREGMY; from the coding sequence ATGAGTAAGGCCATAAATTTACAAGATGTGTTTTTAAATCAAGTTAGAAAAGACAAAACATCTATTTTGATTTATTTAACAAATGGTTTTCAATTAAAGGGTATTGTTAGAGGTTTTGATAACTTTATTGTTATTTTAGAAACAGAAGGCAAGCAACAAATGATTTACAAGCATGCAATATCAACAATTATCCCTTCAAAAGAAGTTCAATTAATGGTAGAAGAGCGCGAGGGAATGTACTAG
- a CDS encoding tRNA (adenosine(37)-N6)-dimethylallyltransferase MiaA: MKKPLIIIAGPTASGKTSLSVELAKRINGEIISADSMQVYRYMNIGTAKVSKEEEQGIKHHLIDMIDPKEPFNIRIFQQKAKKAIDEILEKGKIPILVGGTGFYIQAILYDISFEETQNDNSYRWSLEKLASENGNEYLHSLLKEVDEESYKIIHPNNVKRVIRALEYFHQTGSPISKHNEEEKKKTSPYNFLFYMLDMDRQILYNRIDTRVDEMFEKGLVQEVSDLRDRGYTKELVSMQGLGYKEVFSFFDGKCDLEEAKYIIKRDTRHFAKRQFTWFRREKDICWLNLDLFEFNIENILSKIIKDIEEKQFL, from the coding sequence ATGAAAAAACCACTTATCATCATTGCTGGGCCAACAGCATCAGGAAAAACAAGCTTATCAGTAGAACTTGCAAAAAGAATCAATGGAGAAATTATTTCAGCAGATTCTATGCAAGTATATCGGTATATGAATATAGGTACTGCTAAGGTCAGCAAAGAAGAAGAACAGGGAATTAAGCATCATCTAATAGATATGATTGATCCAAAAGAGCCCTTTAATATTAGGATATTTCAACAAAAAGCGAAAAAAGCCATTGATGAAATTTTAGAAAAAGGGAAAATCCCGATTCTTGTAGGGGGAACTGGGTTTTATATTCAAGCAATTTTATATGATATATCCTTTGAGGAAACTCAAAACGACAATTCCTATAGATGGTCACTTGAAAAATTAGCATCAGAAAACGGAAATGAATATTTACATAGCTTATTAAAGGAAGTAGATGAAGAATCCTATAAGATTATTCACCCAAACAATGTTAAGCGTGTAATACGGGCATTAGAATACTTCCATCAAACAGGTTCACCAATATCAAAGCATAATGAAGAAGAGAAGAAGAAAACATCACCCTATAATTTTTTGTTTTATATGTTAGATATGGATAGACAAATTTTGTATAACCGAATTGATACAAGAGTAGACGAAATGTTTGAAAAAGGACTAGTTCAAGAAGTCTCTGATTTAAGAGATAGGGGCTATACAAAAGAATTGGTTTCTATGCAAGGCTTGGGATATAAAGAAGTTTTTTCTTTCTTTGATGGTAAATGTGATTTAGAAGAAGCAAAGTACATCATCAAAAGAGATACAAGACATTTTGCTAAAAGGCAATTTACTTGGTTTAGAAGAGAAAAAGACATTTGCTGGCTAAATTTAGATTTATTTGAGTTTAATATTGAAAATATTTTGTCCAAAATAATAAAAGATATTGAAGAAAAACAATTTTTGTAA
- a CDS encoding DNA mismatch repair protein MutL produces the protein MSKIQLLDQNTINKIAAGEVVERPASIVKELVENSIDAKATAITVEIKEGGLSTIRITDNGIGIDASDISNAFLRHSTSKIKNIEDLITVSSLGFRGEALASIASVSQVEMITKTYDHLTGIRYLIEGGFEKSIEEIGCPEGTTFIINNMFYNTPVRRKFLKAPITEAAYVSDLMNKLALGNPQVSFKFINNNQIKLHTSGNNQLQDCIFTVFGKDIAKNLIELNELNGDFHIRGYIGKPVISRANRSYENYYINGRYIKSKVIQKAIEDAYKSKLTIHQYPFTVFNIEILSEYIDVNVHPTKMDIRFNNEQEIYDVLYSALTKALVSSELIPEVTFDKRKEQPKPIIGRSIPEPFEANRLQGNSSNFTKDFSKIQPINNSVSEASKQYSSLKESILLKDSSNINENNRSMGIPNIVQRVNIPEASISNNEALKGTQIDYKKELFTDVATAKEHKIVGQLFSTYWIIEFKDKYYIIDQHAAHERVLYDKIIKGLKDKTAYSQKLLQPLIVHLSMKEKIRLDLHQHLFLEIGFEIEDFGGDAIAIRSVPYIFDRPMHPNDFVTILDRLDNEYKEEKYGILINEIASMACKAAVKAHDHMTSLEYQQLIDELLLLENPFNCPHGRPTIISMTKYELEKKFKRIQ, from the coding sequence ATGTCGAAAATACAATTACTAGATCAAAATACAATTAATAAAATTGCGGCAGGCGAGGTTGTTGAACGGCCTGCTTCTATTGTAAAAGAATTGGTTGAAAATTCTATTGATGCAAAAGCCACAGCAATTACTGTTGAAATTAAAGAAGGTGGTCTTTCTACAATAAGAATTACGGATAATGGGATTGGTATTGATGCTTCAGATATTAGCAACGCCTTTTTGAGACATTCAACGAGTAAAATAAAAAATATTGAGGATTTAATTACGGTTTCATCCCTTGGTTTTCGAGGTGAAGCACTTGCTAGTATTGCATCCGTATCTCAAGTAGAAATGATTACAAAAACTTATGATCACTTAACCGGTATTAGATACCTTATTGAAGGTGGATTTGAGAAGAGTATCGAAGAAATTGGTTGCCCGGAAGGTACGACCTTTATCATCAACAATATGTTCTATAATACACCCGTAAGAAGAAAGTTTTTAAAAGCACCAATAACAGAAGCCGCATATGTATCGGATTTGATGAATAAGTTAGCGTTAGGAAATCCACAAGTATCATTTAAATTCATTAATAACAATCAAATTAAGCTGCACACATCAGGAAATAATCAGTTACAAGACTGTATTTTTACTGTATTTGGAAAAGATATCGCAAAAAATTTAATAGAGTTAAATGAATTGAATGGAGATTTCCATATAAGAGGATATATTGGTAAACCTGTAATTAGTCGTGCAAATCGTAGTTATGAAAATTACTATATAAATGGGCGATATATAAAAAGTAAAGTGATCCAAAAAGCAATTGAGGATGCCTACAAATCTAAATTAACGATACATCAATACCCATTTACAGTATTTAATATAGAAATATTATCTGAATACATTGATGTGAATGTTCATCCAACGAAGATGGATATTCGTTTTAATAACGAGCAGGAAATCTATGATGTATTATATAGCGCTCTTACAAAAGCATTGGTATCAAGCGAATTGATTCCAGAGGTGACCTTTGATAAACGAAAAGAACAACCAAAACCCATCATTGGCAGGTCTATTCCTGAACCCTTTGAAGCAAATAGGTTACAAGGAAATTCATCAAATTTTACAAAGGACTTTTCAAAGATTCAACCAATCAATAACAGTGTTTCAGAAGCGTCCAAGCAGTATTCAAGCCTAAAAGAAAGCATTCTGTTAAAGGATTCATCGAATATAAATGAAAACAACAGATCGATGGGTATCCCAAATATCGTTCAACGTGTGAACATCCCTGAAGCAAGTATATCGAACAACGAAGCCTTAAAAGGAACACAAATAGACTACAAAAAAGAACTTTTCACTGACGTTGCTACTGCAAAGGAACATAAAATTGTCGGGCAATTGTTTAGTACCTATTGGATTATTGAATTTAAAGATAAATATTATATTATAGATCAACATGCAGCTCACGAGCGAGTTCTGTATGATAAGATAATAAAAGGACTAAAGGATAAAACAGCCTATTCCCAGAAATTACTTCAGCCATTGATTGTTCACTTATCCATGAAAGAAAAAATCAGATTGGATCTTCATCAACATTTATTTTTAGAGATTGGTTTTGAAATTGAAGATTTCGGTGGGGATGCTATTGCAATTCGTTCAGTACCTTATATTTTTGATCGACCAATGCATCCAAATGATTTTGTTACTATTTTAGATAGACTTGATAATGAATATAAAGAGGAAAAATATGGTATACTTATAAATGAGATTGCGTCAATGGCATGCAAAGCCGCTGTGAAGGCTCATGATCATATGACAAGTTTAGAATATCAACAATTAATCGATGAACTCTTGCTCCTAGAAAATCCTTTTAACTGTCCTCATGGTAGGCCAACAATCATTTCTATGACTAAGTACGAATTAGAAAAGAAGTTCAAAAGAATACAGTAG
- a CDS encoding DNA mismatch repair protein MutS — protein sequence MMQQYFDLKEQYKDCILFFRLGDFYEMFFEDAQLASKALEITLTGRDCGQDERAPMCGVPHHAAENYINKLISKGFKVAICEQVEDPKEVKGIVKRDVVRIVTPGTNLNMQSLDATKNNFLMCIFNNVVHFGVAYVDITTGDFYTTSITGEQKLIDEVAKVSPSEIILDKSLETHLDLLEMFNRRVHAYVGIREDWSFDKKRCSDVLQNHFKMGAIEGLGLSGHMESLIASGALLDYLFETQKGSVKHITKIHYYDADDYMVLDLSTRRNLEIVETLREKERRGSLLWVLDKTKTAMGARMLRSFLEQPLKQIELIQKRLDAVEELYQQPILREELKELLTPIYDLERLMSKISCQTANSRDLIAFKQSLGMLPYIKNSIHHCQSSLLQEICRDFDTLDDLYLLIDQAIEDDPPISIKEGHIIKTGYHAEVDRLRSAGTEGKEWLANLEMRERDVTGIKNLKINYNKVFGYYIEITKSYLDMVPEERYTRKQTLANAERYITPELKEMENTILGAEEKVVSLEYELFVSIRNELAEAVERIKTTSVQVSLLDVLQSLSDVASKQNFVRPKIDNDQGISIKDGRHPVVEKMMNNDLFITNNTYLNSLEHRFSIITGPNMAGKSTYMRQVALIVLMAQMGSFVPATEATIGVVDRIFTRVGASDDLASGQSTFMVEMTEVANILRNATKDSLIILDEIGRGTSTFDGLSIAWAVVEYIVGNTLGAKSLFATHYHELTELEGTIDGVVNYCISVKEKGDDIIFLRKIIPGGADKSYGIQVAKLAGVPENVIIRAKEILQELTDADIATHTNSKKLIEPRKEQPIQLNLFDATDSEVVSMIKNIQLNHITPLEALTLLSELQKKVIK from the coding sequence ATGATGCAACAATACTTTGATTTAAAAGAGCAATATAAAGATTGTATCCTATTTTTCAGACTAGGTGACTTTTATGAAATGTTTTTCGAGGATGCTCAACTCGCTTCTAAGGCATTAGAAATTACATTAACTGGAAGAGATTGTGGTCAAGATGAGCGTGCACCTATGTGTGGGGTGCCTCATCATGCAGCAGAGAATTACATAAACAAACTTATTTCAAAGGGGTTTAAAGTTGCAATTTGTGAGCAAGTTGAAGACCCTAAGGAAGTAAAAGGGATTGTGAAAAGAGACGTAGTTAGAATTGTAACTCCAGGAACAAATCTTAATATGCAATCCTTAGATGCAACCAAAAATAACTTTTTGATGTGTATTTTTAATAATGTAGTTCATTTTGGCGTTGCATATGTAGATATTACAACTGGTGATTTTTATACAACAAGTATTACAGGAGAGCAAAAATTAATAGATGAGGTTGCTAAAGTCAGCCCCTCCGAAATTATTTTAGATAAATCACTTGAAACACATTTAGATCTTCTAGAAATGTTTAATAGAAGAGTACATGCCTATGTTGGCATAAGAGAAGATTGGTCCTTTGATAAAAAACGATGTAGTGATGTGTTACAAAATCATTTCAAAATGGGTGCAATAGAAGGGCTTGGACTTTCTGGACATATGGAGTCCTTGATCGCTTCAGGAGCTCTTTTAGACTATTTATTTGAAACGCAAAAGGGTAGTGTTAAACATATTACTAAAATTCATTATTATGATGCGGATGACTATATGGTTCTTGATTTATCAACGAGAAGAAATCTAGAAATAGTTGAAACCTTACGAGAAAAAGAAAGAAGGGGTTCTTTATTATGGGTTTTGGATAAAACCAAAACAGCTATGGGTGCTAGAATGCTTCGAAGCTTTCTTGAACAACCCTTAAAACAAATAGAACTTATTCAAAAAAGATTAGATGCAGTAGAAGAGTTGTATCAACAACCAATCTTAAGAGAAGAACTGAAAGAGCTATTAACACCGATCTATGATTTGGAAAGATTAATGAGTAAAATTAGTTGTCAAACAGCAAATTCCAGGGATTTAATCGCTTTTAAGCAATCCTTAGGAATGTTACCCTATATAAAAAATAGTATTCATCATTGTCAATCTTCATTATTACAAGAAATATGTAGGGATTTTGATACACTTGATGATTTGTATTTATTAATTGATCAAGCAATAGAAGATGACCCACCAATTTCTATTAAAGAAGGTCATATTATCAAAACAGGCTATCATGCAGAGGTTGACCGATTAAGAAGCGCAGGTACAGAAGGCAAGGAATGGCTTGCAAACTTAGAAATGCGTGAACGAGATGTAACAGGAATTAAAAACTTAAAAATAAATTATAACAAAGTATTCGGTTATTATATAGAAATAACCAAGTCCTATTTAGATATGGTTCCAGAAGAACGCTATACAAGAAAGCAAACGCTTGCCAATGCTGAACGTTATATAACTCCAGAATTAAAAGAAATGGAAAACACGATTCTTGGCGCTGAGGAAAAAGTAGTTTCTCTTGAATATGAACTATTTGTCTCTATAAGAAATGAGCTTGCTGAAGCGGTGGAACGTATTAAAACGACATCAGTTCAAGTATCCTTGCTTGATGTATTACAATCCTTAAGTGATGTGGCAAGCAAGCAAAACTTTGTAAGACCAAAGATTGACAACGATCAAGGGATCTCAATAAAGGATGGTAGACATCCAGTGGTAGAAAAAATGATGAACAATGATCTGTTCATCACAAACAATACTTATTTAAATAGTCTAGAACATAGATTTTCAATCATAACAGGACCTAATATGGCTGGTAAGTCAACGTATATGAGACAAGTTGCTTTAATTGTTTTGATGGCTCAGATGGGTAGTTTCGTGCCCGCAACTGAAGCAACAATTGGTGTTGTAGATAGAATCTTTACAAGAGTTGGAGCTTCTGATGATTTGGCTTCTGGACAAAGTACCTTTATGGTTGAAATGACAGAGGTTGCAAATATTTTAAGGAATGCTACCAAAGATAGTTTGATTATTTTAGATGAAATTGGAAGAGGAACAAGTACCTTTGATGGACTTAGCATTGCATGGGCAGTAGTAGAATACATAGTCGGTAATACCTTAGGTGCAAAATCTCTTTTTGCTACCCATTACCATGAGCTCACTGAGCTTGAAGGAACAATAGATGGAGTAGTTAATTATTGTATCTCCGTGAAAGAAAAGGGAGACGATATTATATTTCTGCGAAAGATCATTCCAGGTGGTGCAGATAAAAGCTATGGAATTCAAGTTGCTAAGCTTGCAGGAGTTCCAGAGAATGTGATCATAAGGGCTAAAGAAATACTTCAAGAATTAACGGATGCTGATATCGCAACACATACGAATAGCAAAAAGCTTATTGAGCCGAGAAAGGAACAACCTATTCAACTCAATTTATTTGATGCAACAGACAGTGAAGTTGTTAGTATGATAAAAAACATTCAACTGAATCATATTACACCATTAGAAGCCTTAACCTTATTAAGTGAGCTTCAAAAAAAGGTAATAAAGTAG